The genomic segment TGGAGCGATATCACCGGCCAGGACCTGCCTGATGACCCTGTTCCGTTGGCGGTGCAAGAGGCACTGAGTGGCCTCGATCTGAGCGACCTTCGAGCCGTGATCGACGACCTCCCGATTAGAAGATCGGCGGGGATCACCTACAAACTGAAGACGGCGAGAGCCAGTCTTGAGATCGTGACGCAGAGTCTGTGGCGGTTGGTGCTGTCGTCGACGAACCTCAAGCGTCCGCTTCTGATCGTCGACGAGGCGCATCGACTCAAGAACGAACAGACCCGGATCTCCCAGCTCTTCGCGCCGCGGGCCGAGTCCGAGACCAGTGGCGCTCTGTCCGACATCTTCGAGCGGATCGTCCTGATGACGGCGACACCCTTTGAACTCGGCCATCGGGAACTCATCAGCGTGCTCTCCCGACTCTCGGCAGTGCGACCGATGCCGAAGGGGACAGAGCCGTTGGAAAATCGCCTCGACGCTCTGAGTGAAGCTCTCCAGAACGCCCAGGCTGCCGCGGTCACGTTCGACCACGACTGGGGAGAGATCGATGCGGCAGACGCCCACTTGTTTGATCAGTGGAGCAAGAACTCACCCCCGCCGACCGAGGCCAGCGCACAAATCGTCACTGCGTGGCGCTCCGCGACGAACTCGATCGCCAGCCGGAAGGCGATGAACAAGGCCCTGGCGCCCTGGGTGATCAGGCACCAACGGCCTTCACGTCGAACTCATCTCCCCGGAGGCGCGATCCTTGTCGCCAGCGATGCTGACAGCAGGCATGGGCTCACCGTGTCGGACGAAGTCGTCCTCCCATTCCTGCTCGCTGCGCGAGCGCAGTCGGTGGCTGCCGAGGATGGCGCTTCCCGCCCACTGTTCGCCTACGGCATCGCATCCTCGTTCGAGGCGTTCAGGCGTCTTGGCTCCTCAGAACCGGACCTCGATTCGGATACCCGGGCCGACGACGAGGACCGTGATTCGGGGATGGTAGGGGTTCGGCACCAACGCGGCGGCAGTGCTGCGGACTGGTATCGCCGTGAGATCGATGCTCTCCTGGTCGACGGCGGTCTAGATCGATCGTTGCATCCCAAAATCAAGGCAACCGTCGACCGCGCGACCCAGCTCTGGTTACAAGGCGAGAAGTGCGTGATCTTCGCCTGGTACGTCGCGACCGGAGGTGCCCTTGAAAAGGCTTTGGCACAGCGGATTGAAGAGTTCGTTCTCGAGAGTGGTCGCAAGCGTCTCGGGCTGGCCGGCGCCGACAGTGACGTCGTACTCGCAGGATTCCGGAGGATCTCGGACAGACTCCTTCGAGGCGACTCGCCCGGCTACGAGTTGGTGACCGGACACCTTCGGGCGTTCTACGGGGAGCATGTCGCCGGCGCGGTTCCGAGGGAACGCGAAGCACTGATCGGCAAGTTGGTCGAGGCCACGGTGCGCTACCTGAGAAGGCGCGAGGTCCTCGTCAGGTTCACGGACCTGCATACAGAGCTGACTGCTGAACAGCTGTGGGCAGGCATATCGGGATCGAACTCGCAGGGCATCTCCCTGTTGCCACGGTGGCAACGGTTCGGGGAGCGGATGGCTGAATCGGGTGAGAAGGAACGCAAGCGGGTCATGGATGCGCTCCTGGGCGACCAAGGTACGACAGATGCGGAGGCGCACGGATCCGGGGATAGCGACTTGTCCGGTGGACTGGGAGCTCGCCTTGACCCGGTACGACGAGCTCACGGTGGGACTCGACGGGAGGACCGGGAACGTCTGACGGCGGTCTTCAACACTCCCTTTGCCCCCGACGTGCTCGTGGCGAGTTCGGTTATGGGGGAGGGCATTGACCTTCATCACGAGTGTCGACACCTGATTCACCATGATCTCGACTGGAACCCGAGTGTCCTGGAGCAACGGACCGGAAGGCTTGACCGCATCGGTGCTCTTGCCGAGCATGACGGCTGCAACATCGACGTCTATGAGCCGTATCTGGCAGGCACACACGACGAGAAGATGTTCCGAGTCGTCAAAGATCGCGCCGGCTGGTTCGACGTCGTGATGGGGCGACCCGTCGCCCACGACGAAGCGCACACCGACGCTGAGGAAAGCCGTGTACCGCTTCCTGCGGCGATCGTCGACGCGCTGACGATGGATCTTGAGAGCAGGTAGGCGGAATCCCGCGATCGCCCAAGGCGCCCACGCAAATCGAGTCGGCCACCTCCGAACGGCATGATGTCTCCATGACTCACCTGTCTAATCGAGACAACTCCGGGGGTCATCAATCGAGAACTGCCCGGACAGCTGAACTTGTCGACAAACTGCATTCGATCGTGTCCGAGTTAGAGAGTATGCATCCGGGAAGGAAATTTCCCTTGGACGGACACCTTGTCGGGTCGATTGGCGAGGCGGCGGCAGAAACACTTTTCGATCTCGAACTTCTGCCAGCTTCTACGTCTGGCCATGATGCAATCGCGACCGACGGGCGCCGTGTGGAAATCAAGGCGACATACGGGACGCAGGGTGTTGGGATCCGCAGCACTTCGGAGCAACACGCGGATGCTCTGGTGGTTCTCCGATTGTCGCGGGACCCGCGAATCGGTCACGAGATCGTCTTCAACGGACCCTTTCGGATCGCATCGGACGTCGCCGGCAAGATGCAAAGCAACGGTCAAGCTCGGGTGAGCTTGAGCCGTCTCCGATCGTTAAACGCGGCCGTCCCACAGGCAGATCGCGTCCCATTCCGCAGCGCCTAGGTGTCGAGCGCGTCGTCCATGGAGTGCGTGACTGGTTCGTCATCCGCTCCCAATTGGAATCTAATGTCATTCCATCGGTTGTTCGCTTGCGGGAGTGGCTCAGTTGGAGTCATCTCTGAACGCTTCATCGCGCAGTCGTACGAGACGAGTGACGAGACTTCAGTTGTCCGCCGGTCGACGAAGAACGGGTTACCTCCGACATAAAGGACGCCCTCAGGAAGTGGCTCGTAGTCGGGGGAGTAGTGCGTAGCATCCGCCCGCACGCCGATGATCGGGAACGGTGCGTCGGTGAGGTAGACCGTCGCTAGTGCGAGGAGGTCCGCGTCCTCCGGACTCATGCGCGCGGCTATCCCGTGGGCCTCAGCGACGGCGAGACGAAGCCGCCACATGAAGGGGCGGGGGAGTACGTCGGAGTTCACGACCCGAGCTAGAAAGCGGGACCGGGTAGGAGAGATCGCATCGTCCTCGTAGTCCTCGCTCGGCTCAAAGCCGTAGTCGTTCCACCGGGTCCTCCGAGGCACGGGGCTCACGGCTTTTCTTCGCCGTGGTCCTTGACGAGTTCGAACCCGTTCTCATGCCATCGCGGGTGCGAGTGCGGCGGCTCCTTCGACCACTCGGTTTCGGGGTCGGCGGCTTTACGCCTCGCTTCTTCGAGGGTCCACGTGCCGCCGCTCCAACGGCTCCAGTCGGGCTCGGGGAACTTCTCGGGGTGCGCGGCTCGGTACGCCGCAGCTTCTGCTTCCTCTGCCAGCAGGAACTCGATGCTCTCGGCGTCCTCGTGGGGGTTGAACTCGCGGGTCATACGCTACTCAGATTCGTGTCGACGTCGCGTTCGATCAGGATCCTTGTCGAGACTGGCCGTTCTATGCCTGGGGTTCCGATTCCATGGGTGTCCCAGCGGTCGAGAGCTAGCATCTCCGCAGCGCCCGCCAATATGTCGGCGAGTCGAGCAGCCTGATCCGCGGGGAAGTTGTCCTTGAACACCTGGACACGCACCGTTCCGGTGGTGTGTGGGTGCCCAGCCTCCGCATCTTGCGTGAGGGCGACATAAAACCAGTCGTTGTCGACGAATACGCGGCGGCAGGAGAAGACTTCCGCGTTGAGGGTGGAGTCGAGGGGATCGTGCTCGACAGTGCACCAACTGAGGCAGGACGGGTTGTTCGTGACTGCAAACAGTTGGGTCATAAGAACCATGCTGCCCGTAGGGTCTGACACTTCGTGCTCTCCGAACGGACCTCGAGCCCTTCTTTGAAAGCGTCTTCGACATTGACCTTTCGTCGTCGTCCGGCCAGAGCGCGTCCGCGGGCGAGCGAAAGACAGTGATCGCCGCACGCATCCCCTAGCCTCTTCGATATGCGAATCGATCTACACGCGCATTCCCGGCGCAGCGACGGCACTGATACTCCATCTGAACTCGTCGAAGCCGCGGGAAAGGCACGCCTCGACGTCGTGGCGATCACGGATCACGACAACACCGAAGGGTGGGCCGAGGCCGCCGAGGCCGCGTTGACGAAGGGCATTCGACTAGTCAAGGGCGTCGAAATGACCACGAATTGTGCTGGGAGCACGGTTCACCTGTTGGGGTACGAGTTCGATCCTGAAGACCCCACGTTGGTGGCTGAATTCGCACGGGCGCGAGATATGCGTGAGGAACGGGTCGACAAGATCCTCAACGAACTAAGGCTGCTCGGGCACAAGATCTCACGAGCCGATGTTGAAGCCGCCGCCGCAGGCGCACCAATAGGCAAGCCGCATTTCAACCGAGCGTTGGTAGCCAACGGCCTGACGATTCCCGAAGGCACGACCTACAAAGAGTTACTGAAAGGTGGCCAGGCGTACGTCAAGCGCACCTACTCCGTCGACCTCGCCGATGCCGTCAGGATGATCACTGAAGCCGACGGAAAAGCTGTGGTCGCACATCCGTGGGCGCGAAGAGGCCGAGATGTGATCACACCAGCAGTCCTGTCGCAGCTCAAGGAGGTCGGCTTGGCTGGGCTCGAGGTGAATCA from the Aeromicrobium panaciterrae genome contains:
- a CDS encoding helicase-related protein — translated: MPTELSSQLKTHAAKGFEDDWKRQRRTARDILNRLDEQEGVILADQVGMGKTYVALAVAVSKILEKKKQQQVVVLVPPAVAQKWVDDWAKFSGALLDPDVEIRCVAEPIRSGEGLLAALDDPQETRSHLLVVTHTALTASLKDSFIQLALLQAATKGRPGVQAQRDRIAKWCVRRDGLLRDSRLTTDRVSLLLAHSAAEWRQVWSDITGQDLPDDPVPLAVQEALSGLDLSDLRAVIDDLPIRRSAGITYKLKTARASLEIVTQSLWRLVLSSTNLKRPLLIVDEAHRLKNEQTRISQLFAPRAESETSGALSDIFERIVLMTATPFELGHRELISVLSRLSAVRPMPKGTEPLENRLDALSEALQNAQAAAVTFDHDWGEIDAADAHLFDQWSKNSPPPTEASAQIVTAWRSATNSIASRKAMNKALAPWVIRHQRPSRRTHLPGGAILVASDADSRHGLTVSDEVVLPFLLAARAQSVAAEDGASRPLFAYGIASSFEAFRRLGSSEPDLDSDTRADDEDRDSGMVGVRHQRGGSAADWYRREIDALLVDGGLDRSLHPKIKATVDRATQLWLQGEKCVIFAWYVATGGALEKALAQRIEEFVLESGRKRLGLAGADSDVVLAGFRRISDRLLRGDSPGYELVTGHLRAFYGEHVAGAVPREREALIGKLVEATVRYLRRREVLVRFTDLHTELTAEQLWAGISGSNSQGISLLPRWQRFGERMAESGEKERKRVMDALLGDQGTTDAEAHGSGDSDLSGGLGARLDPVRRAHGGTRREDRERLTAVFNTPFAPDVLVASSVMGEGIDLHHECRHLIHHDLDWNPSVLEQRTGRLDRIGALAEHDGCNIDVYEPYLAGTHDEKMFRVVKDRAGWFDVVMGRPVAHDEAHTDAEESRVPLPAAIVDALTMDLESR
- a CDS encoding DUF6998 domain-containing protein, yielding MTHLSNRDNSGGHQSRTARTAELVDKLHSIVSELESMHPGRKFPLDGHLVGSIGEAAAETLFDLELLPASTSGHDAIATDGRRVEIKATYGTQGVGIRSTSEQHADALVVLRLSRDPRIGHEIVFNGPFRIASDVAGKMQSNGQARVSLSRLRSLNAAVPQADRVPFRSA
- a CDS encoding PHP domain-containing protein, with product MRIDLHAHSRRSDGTDTPSELVEAAGKARLDVVAITDHDNTEGWAEAAEAALTKGIRLVKGVEMTTNCAGSTVHLLGYEFDPEDPTLVAEFARARDMREERVDKILNELRLLGHKISRADVEAAAAGAPIGKPHFNRALVANGLTIPEGTTYKELLKGGQAYVKRTYSVDLADAVRMITEADGKAVVAHPWARRGRDVITPAVLSQLKEVGLAGLEVNHPDHELPDRAELTAMAKELDLAVTGGSDYHGSGKQLPKFALGACKTDVEQYYQLFDCGTPGKITDIDPKC